In Drosophila santomea strain STO CAGO 1482 chromosome 2L, Prin_Dsan_1.1, whole genome shotgun sequence, a single window of DNA contains:
- the LOC120443972 gene encoding uncharacterized protein LOC120443972 produces the protein MLRMLRQKCRSLVDRSMPCLESLVNACSQFKADWSKDLSHIKPSADCAGSSVLRQHLVRRNYSSQSSADDCGLPKECEQESSTSSSKGCGPARFKGTICDAAKGGKRKKKEEPKKKSNKPKLSARMRSMWYIPDCEYEPKCDMPVRYDIQHYRISDKDARQYQVTWNECPRMVIKPKKVCIHSKRPRPKPCRRQRKTVVATARPSMPMLNPMECKKPEDSSPCPRWTLPCCKPARIPPSCHRERRPTDCTKRPAPYPSFSECKREELTKAPPTECLCLKVPMVCEMWAELRRRIARGKGAVLKCGEM, from the coding sequence atgttgCGAATGTTGCGTCAGAAGTGTCGTTCCCTCGTGGATCGGAGCATGCCGTGTCTCGAGTCCTTGGTGAATGCCTGTTCCCAATTTAAGGCCGATTGGTCCAAAGATCTAAGCCACATCAAGCCTTCGGCCGACTGCGCTGGCTCCAGTGTGCTCCGGCAGCACCTGGTGCGCCGCAACTACAGCAGTCAGTCGTCCGCCGACGATTGCGGCCTGCCAAAGGAGTGCGAGCAGGAATCATCGACATCCTCCTCCAAGGGCTGTGGTCCTGCTCGGTTCAAGGGCACCATTTGCGATGCAGCCAAGGGCGGTAAGCGcaagaagaaggaggagcCCAAAAAGAAGTCCAACAAGCCGAAGCTGTCGGCCAGAATGAGGTCCATGTGGTACATACCCGACTGCGAGTACGAGCCAAAGTGCGATATGCCAGTGCGGTACGACATCCAGCACTACCGCATCTCGGACAAGGATGCCCGCCAGTACCAGGTGACTTGGAACGAGTGTCCCCGCATGGTGATCAAGCCCAAGAAGGTGTGCATCCACTCGAAGCGCCCGCGTCCCAAGCCCTGCCGCCGTCAGAGGAAGACGGTGGTGGCCACAGCCCGTCCCTCCATGCCCATGCTCAATCCCATGGAGTGCAAGAAGCCAGAGGACTCCTCACCCTGTCCGCGCTGGACGCTGCCCTGCTGCAAGCCCGCCCGCATTCCGCCCAGTTGCCACCGCGAACGCCGACCCACCGACTGCACCAAGCGCCCGGCGCCGTATCCCAGCTTCTCAGAATGCAAGCGGGAAGAGCTGACCAAAGCGCCACCCACAGAGTGCCTATGCTTGAAGGTGCCCATGGTCTGCGAGATGTGGGCAGAGCTGAGGCGCAGGATCGCCCGGGGCAAGGGGGCGGTCCTTAAGTGCGGCGAAATGTAG